The following proteins are encoded in a genomic region of Bufo bufo chromosome 11, aBufBuf1.1, whole genome shotgun sequence:
- the SGPP1 gene encoding sphingosine-1-phosphate phosphatase 1, which translates to MRGAMGAAYTRLRRLTDSLQDPENVARFQQLCGVQSSSPYEEKDTQEAAGDGPKHRGNRHRNGFLLENGAAGCKEEAEEKKMQPQRRNSLTGEEGQHFIIRNRLLFYLFTLGTELGNELFYISFFPFWIWNVDAHVGRRVIVVWVWVMYLGQCTKDLIRWPRPPSPPVLKLEVFYNSEYGMPSTHAMSGTAIPLTLLLLTWGRWQFPFFIGLLLAVFWCFLVCLSRVYMGMHSILDVVAGVLYTILILIVFHPALDIIDNFNLTYEYAPLIIISLHLALGIFSFTLDTWSTSRGDTAEILGSGAGIACGSHVSYMLGLLKEPPPDTLPLAIPPFTVTLLGKAMLRLLVGLVVLLLIRAVMKMITIPLSCKVFGIPCDDVRKARQRMEVELPYRYLTYGTVGFAVMFIVPYLFTWIGLH; encoded by the exons ATGCGGGGCGCCATGGGAGCGGCGTACACCCGTCTGCGGCGGCTCACCGACTCCCTGCAGGACCCGGAGAATGTGGCCCGCTTCCAGCAGTTGTGCGGAGTGCAGAGCTCCTCACCCTACGAGGAGAAGGACACCCAGGAGGCCGCCGGGGACGGGCCCAAGCACCGGGGAAACCGGCATCGGAATGGATTCCTGCTGGAGAACGGAGCTGCCGGGTgtaaggaggaggcggaggagaagaagATGCAGCCGCAGCGGAGGAACTCCCTGACCGGGGAGGAAGGACAGCACTTCATCATCCGCAACCGCCTGCTCTTCTACCTGTTCACGCTGGGCACCGAGCTGGGCAACGAGCTCTTCTACATCTCCTTCTTCCCCTTCTGGATCTGGAACGTAGACGCGCACGTCGGGCGGCGGGTGATCGTGGTGTGGGTGTGGGTGATGTACCTGGGCCAGTGCACCAAGGACCTGATCCGCTGGCCCCGGCCGCCCTCCCCGCCCGTGCTGAAGCTGGAGGTCTTCTACAACTCCGAGTACGGCATGCCCTCCACCCACGCCATGTCCGGCACCGCCATCCCCCTCACCCTCCTGCTGCTCACCTGGGGCAGATGGCAG TTTCCGTTTTTTATCGGGCTTCTGCTTGCCGTATTCTGGTGTTTCTTGGTGTGCCTTAGCCGCGTGTATATGGGAATGCATTCCATCTTG GATGTCGTAGCTGGTGTCCTTTATACAATCCTCATTTTGATAGTCTTCCATCCCGCTCTGGATATCATTGACAATTTCAACCTGACTTATGAGTATGCCCCCCTCATTATCATCAGCCTGCACCTAGCCCTGGGCATCTTCTCCTTCACGCTCGACACATGGAGCACGTCCCGTGGAGACACGGCAGAAATTCTTGGCAGCGGAGCCGGGATCGCCTGCGGGTCGCATGTTAGTTACATGCTGGGGCTCCTGAAGGAACCACCACCGGATACCTTGCCCCTCGCTATTCCACCTTTCACAGTGACTCTCTTAGGAAAGGCCATGCTTCGGCTTTTGGTCGGGTTAGTAGTTTTATTACTGATCCGAGCAGTCATGAAGATGATCACCATTCCTCTGTCTTGCAAAGTGTTTGGCATTCCTTGTGATGATGTACGAAAGGCAAGACAACGCATGGAGGTGGAACTCCCGTACCGATACCTTACCTACGGCACAGTGGGATTTGCAGTCATGTTCATCGTCCCCTATCTGTTCACATGGATTGGCCTGCATTAA